A single genomic interval of Shewanella psychropiezotolerans harbors:
- the rpsR gene encoding 30S ribosomal protein S18, protein MARYFRRRKFCRFTAEGVTEIDYKDIVTLKNYITESGKIVPSRITGTNAKYQRQLARAIKRARYLSLLPYTDLHQ, encoded by the coding sequence ATGGCACGTTATTTCCGTCGTCGCAAGTTCTGCCGTTTCACAGCAGAAGGCGTTACAGAGATTGATTACAAAGATATCGTAACTCTAAAGAACTATATCACTGAAAGTGGTAAAATTGTTCCTAGCCGTATCACAGGTACAAACGCTAAATATCAACGTCAACTAGCTCGCGCTATCAAGCGTGCTCGTTATCTTTCTCTACTGCCTTACACTGATTTACATCAGTAA
- the rplI gene encoding 50S ribosomal protein L9 — translation MNIILLDKIANLGNLGDQVAVKSGYARNYLLPQGKAVVANVANTEVFEARRAELEAKLAATLTAANERAEKINALESVVIASKAGDEGKLFGSIGNRDIADAVTAAGVELVKSEVRLPLGALRTTGEFEVEVQVHTEVKAIVKISVVAEA, via the coding sequence ATGAACATTATTTTACTTGATAAGATCGCTAACCTAGGAAATCTAGGTGACCAAGTTGCAGTTAAGTCTGGTTACGCACGTAACTATCTTCTGCCACAAGGTAAAGCTGTTGTTGCCAACGTTGCTAACACTGAAGTCTTTGAAGCACGTCGTGCTGAATTAGAAGCTAAGTTAGCTGCTACCCTTACTGCTGCAAACGAGCGCGCTGAGAAAATCAATGCACTTGAGTCTGTTGTTATCGCTTCTAAAGCTGGTGACGAAGGCAAGCTGTTCGGTTCAATTGGTAACCGTGATATCGCTGATGCAGTTACAGCTGCTGGTGTTGAACTAGTTAAGAGCGAAGTTCGTCTTCCATTAGGTGCTTTGCGTACTACTGGTGAGTTCGAAGTTGAAGTTCAGGTTCACACTGAAGTTAAAGCTATCGTTAAGATTTCTGTTGTTGCAGAAGCCTAA
- a CDS encoding DUF481 domain-containing protein, with amino-acid sequence MFRVLTALLVSIPMSAWALVPPDYQEPPSDFTAEIEAGLQLNTGNTESSSFNGRTKLVYDTEQFRQEGTFKLYYAADNEKTTAEKYDLQLQSSYKLDNDFSWLDDGYVFARGDFTLDRFGSYTQISTVSVGYGFDAISNSDTKLSLEIGPGYRYNMPIETESESDPVAEKDIIIRTAAKFEQKLQEYTSLNADLTAEVGENNSTLTLDMNYKNTLFQDWAFKIGVNIKYTDVVPEGTKQTDTITTFNLLYTF; translated from the coding sequence ATGTTTAGAGTTTTAACTGCCCTACTTGTATCTATACCTATGTCAGCCTGGGCTTTAGTGCCACCCGATTACCAGGAGCCGCCCAGTGATTTCACCGCAGAAATCGAGGCAGGTTTGCAACTCAATACCGGCAATACCGAATCCAGTAGCTTCAATGGTCGAACCAAACTGGTTTACGATACTGAGCAGTTTAGACAAGAAGGGACATTTAAACTCTATTATGCTGCCGATAATGAGAAAACAACGGCGGAGAAATATGATTTACAGCTGCAGTCCAGCTATAAACTAGACAATGATTTTTCATGGTTAGACGATGGTTATGTCTTCGCTCGAGGTGACTTTACCCTTGACCGCTTCGGTAGTTACACCCAAATATCTACGGTTTCTGTGGGTTACGGTTTCGATGCTATCTCAAATAGCGATACTAAGCTCAGCTTAGAAATCGGTCCAGGTTACCGATATAACATGCCTATCGAAACAGAATCTGAGTCAGATCCCGTGGCCGAGAAAGACATCATTATCCGTACCGCAGCCAAGTTTGAACAAAAACTGCAGGAATACACCAGCCTCAACGCCGACCTCACCGCAGAAGTGGGCGAAAATAACAGCACCCTCACGCTGGATATGAATTACAAGAATACCCTATTTCAAGACTGGGCCTTCAAGATAGGCGTCAACATCAAGTACACCGACGTCGTCCCCGAAGGCACCAAGCAGACAGACACCATCACCACGTTCAATTTGCTGTATACGTTCTAG
- the rpsF gene encoding 30S ribosomal protein S6 — protein MRHYEIVFLVHPDQSEQVPSMIERYTGILTQAGGQVHRLEDWGRRQLAYPIIELHKAHYVLMNVEASAETVEELETVFRLNDAVLRSMVMRTKAAITEASPMAKLKEERDSRRSSEGERRSAPVEKAVEEVKETAEKAAE, from the coding sequence ATGCGTCATTATGAAATCGTATTTTTGGTTCACCCTGATCAGAGTGAACAAGTACCTAGTATGATTGAACGTTACACGGGTATTCTTACCCAAGCTGGCGGTCAAGTTCATCGTTTAGAAGACTGGGGCCGTCGTCAACTGGCTTACCCAATCATCGAATTGCACAAGGCTCACTATGTTCTTATGAACGTAGAAGCTTCTGCTGAAACGGTTGAAGAGTTAGAAACAGTTTTCCGTCTTAACGACGCTGTTCTGCGTAGCATGGTTATGCGTACTAAAGCTGCCATCACTGAAGCATCTCCAATGGCTAAGCTAAAAGAAGAGCGTGATTCACGCCGTTCTAGCGAAGGCGAGCGTCGTAGCGCGCCTGTTGAAAAAGCTGTTGAAGAAGTTAAAGAAACCGCTGAAAAAGCAGCAGAGTAA
- the priB gene encoding primosomal replication protein N — protein sequence MATNHLVLSGTITRSRSFKSPAGIAHCVIMLEHKSQCFEAEMLRNVYCQIQVILSGERFESVTDKLKIGVDIEVQGFIALQQSRNGQNRLVIHAENVELKT from the coding sequence TTGGCCACAAACCATTTGGTGTTATCGGGAACCATTACGCGTTCCAGAAGCTTTAAAAGCCCGGCAGGCATCGCACACTGTGTGATTATGCTGGAACACAAATCTCAGTGCTTCGAAGCAGAGATGCTAAGAAACGTATACTGTCAGATACAAGTGATATTAAGTGGTGAACGCTTTGAAAGCGTTACAGATAAACTGAAAATCGGCGTGGATATTGAAGTGCAAGGCTTTATCGCTCTCCAGCAGAGTCGAAATGGTCAAAATCGCTTAGTAATACACGCTGAAAATGTCGAATTGAAAACTTAG
- a CDS encoding LysR family transcriptional regulator, with protein sequence MKSHSLDDLQLFILAAKYKSLTQASEHLSVPLATLSRRLKRLEVKLNCRLFNRSAHHFSLTLDGEKYRQLCEPLILGLENVTDRIAQDRKALSGKIKISAPINMTQVWLKHCIYEFAEKHPDICIDLDVQNDKIDLISKQVDITFRIGDLIEMDWVARKLWHLPFGLCASTFYLEQYAPITHPSELARHRLITVNNDRHWKMTHQISGEIFSYEDTFNFSSNDVLLVRDAAVKGLGIAWIPPYYFNNLAKNNHHLEPVLPDWQGAEREVYIMYRDRDKRPARIDAFINHVYEWKSRFNMGL encoded by the coding sequence ATGAAAAGTCATTCGTTGGACGACTTACAACTATTTATTTTAGCTGCAAAATATAAAAGTTTGACACAAGCGTCTGAGCATCTCAGTGTGCCATTGGCGACTCTCAGCAGAAGACTGAAACGGCTTGAAGTCAAACTTAATTGTCGATTGTTTAACCGGAGCGCTCATCATTTCTCACTGACCCTTGATGGAGAAAAGTATCGGCAGTTGTGCGAACCTTTAATCCTCGGATTGGAAAACGTCACCGATCGCATCGCGCAAGACAGAAAGGCGCTGTCTGGTAAAATAAAAATTTCTGCTCCCATCAATATGACTCAGGTGTGGTTGAAGCATTGCATCTATGAGTTTGCAGAAAAGCACCCGGATATCTGTATTGATTTGGACGTTCAAAACGATAAAATCGACTTGATATCCAAACAGGTTGATATCACGTTTCGTATTGGTGATTTAATCGAAATGGACTGGGTGGCGAGAAAGCTCTGGCACCTGCCATTCGGTTTATGTGCTTCGACTTTTTATCTTGAGCAGTATGCTCCAATTACCCATCCATCAGAGTTAGCTAGGCACCGTCTTATCACGGTTAATAATGACCGTCATTGGAAAATGACACATCAGATAAGTGGTGAGATCTTCTCGTATGAAGATACATTTAACTTTTCTTCTAATGATGTTTTATTGGTCAGAGATGCGGCTGTAAAAGGGCTGGGAATAGCTTGGATACCACCTTATTACTTCAATAATCTAGCTAAAAATAATCATCATCTGGAGCCGGTTCTTCCGGATTGGCAAGGGGCTGAAAGAGAGGTATATATAATGTACCGGGACAGGGATAAGCGGCCTGCGAGAATTGATGCTTTTATAAACCATGTCTACGAGTGGAAGTCCCGATTCAATATGGGTCTGTAA